From Verrucomicrobiota bacterium, one genomic window encodes:
- a CDS encoding TIM barrel protein — MSYQDRFPWTAAFHSEKKETFCFPRRTFLAKLGGIGLGISALSGTACRAAPKLMARPACQTNAWPISNGMDDLISVLKTIKTLGFRGYETSFRNVQETFSNPELARAKLEATGLEFVGMHIAAPDQYEPETSIPPFTFLQEMADGASGLGAEYLILSGRGVAVEGQLDRAALKRKIDALLKIGEYCQSKGVKLTYHHHVDDFLLGGAEIDDILERSDPALFSVWLCTDAAIQAEVDLVNYFIHRHKRIAGIHVKDTRDDRQVILGQGVLDGVALAEKLQKAAWSGWLLVEEERGRYRKEWPGTPAVQEARQHMKQVFGI; from the coding sequence ATGTCTTATCAAGATCGCTTTCCCTGGACTGCAGCTTTCCATTCGGAAAAGAAGGAAACATTTTGCTTTCCCAGACGTACTTTCCTCGCCAAGTTAGGAGGGATCGGGCTGGGTATATCCGCCCTATCAGGGACAGCGTGCCGCGCCGCGCCAAAGCTGATGGCACGACCCGCCTGCCAGACAAACGCGTGGCCCATATCTAATGGAATGGATGATTTGATCTCTGTTCTCAAGACGATAAAAACTCTGGGGTTCCGGGGCTATGAGACATCCTTTCGGAATGTACAAGAAACGTTTTCAAACCCAGAGCTGGCAAGAGCGAAGTTGGAAGCAACCGGTCTGGAGTTTGTTGGCATGCACATCGCCGCGCCAGACCAGTATGAGCCGGAGACCTCCATCCCGCCATTCACTTTCCTGCAAGAGATGGCCGATGGTGCGAGCGGCCTGGGTGCAGAATACTTGATACTAAGCGGTCGAGGAGTTGCGGTCGAAGGTCAGCTTGATCGCGCTGCCTTGAAACGAAAAATAGATGCGCTTCTCAAGATAGGTGAGTACTGTCAAAGCAAGGGCGTTAAACTCACTTATCACCATCATGTAGATGACTTTCTTCTAGGGGGAGCCGAAATAGATGATATACTCGAGCGTAGCGATCCGGCCTTGTTTAGTGTATGGCTTTGCACCGATGCTGCGATCCAAGCGGAGGTCGACCTTGTAAATTACTTTATCCACCGCCACAAACGCATCGCCGGTATTCATGTCAAAGATACTCGCGACGATAGGCAGGTAATTCTCGGACAAGGAGTTCTTGATGGGGTAGCTCTCGCAGAGAAACTTCAAAAGGCGGCATGGAGCGGTTGGCTGCTAGTTGAAGAAGAGCGGGGTCGGTACCGCAAAGAATGGCCAGGCACGCCTGCTGTCCAAGAGGCACGGCAACATATGAAGCAAGTCTTCGGAATCTGA
- a CDS encoding aldolase/citrate lyase family protein has translation MRTSKVKKIWKDGGLALGTLIKSIDPVHSEVLSQMDFDFLWYDLEHSDKSVETFANLTRATRVGDVDILARPARWEYMRMGRILEAGATGIMYPRCESVEEAKKVIQFSKFFPIGERGFDGGNADNNYGQYPADGYTDAANAETWITIQIESPAALPHVREIAEIEDVDCIFLGPGDMSLMNGIPGQTKDPSILSIAKQIANDTLAAGKAFGTMIFDMDNAKFMQDLGATMLIHGADIVNYKNSHIKLLEDYKSLR, from the coding sequence ATGCGAACAAGTAAAGTTAAGAAAATCTGGAAAGACGGAGGCCTCGCCCTCGGGACCCTTATTAAGTCTATCGATCCGGTTCATTCGGAGGTACTCAGTCAGATGGATTTTGATTTCCTTTGGTACGATCTGGAACACTCGGACAAAAGCGTCGAAACCTTTGCAAACCTCACAAGAGCAACTCGCGTTGGAGACGTGGATATTCTGGCCCGACCCGCTCGCTGGGAATACATGCGTATGGGAAGAATCCTGGAAGCCGGGGCAACCGGCATCATGTATCCACGGTGTGAATCCGTAGAGGAAGCCAAAAAAGTAATCCAATTTTCAAAATTCTTTCCCATAGGTGAACGTGGGTTTGACGGGGGCAATGCAGACAATAACTACGGACAATACCCGGCTGATGGCTACACCGATGCGGCTAACGCTGAAACCTGGATCACCATTCAAATCGAATCACCTGCCGCCCTACCCCATGTTCGGGAAATCGCAGAAATCGAAGACGTTGATTGCATTTTTCTTGGTCCAGGTGACATGTCATTGATGAACGGTATACCCGGCCAGACGAAAGACCCGTCTATTCTTTCAATAGCAAAACAGATCGCAAACGACACCCTCGCAGCCGGCAAGGCGTTTGGCACCATGATATTCGATATGGATAACGCAAAGTTCATGCAGGACCTCGGAGCCACCATGCTCATCCATGGTGCAGACATCGTGAACTACAAGAACTCCCATATAAAGCTACTCGAAGACTATAAGAGCCTTAGATAA
- a CDS encoding RraA family protein: protein MPLSHSTLLHLKRWNTPTIYNGWEQITRHDRTRDAFNIEPTTDFMPQMGPMVGYAITLRIEPSNPSHAENKALTWAKYREYVASLPGPKIVVIQDLDKPRTIGSFWGEVNSNIHKALGCVGTITDGAIRDVDEMTNAGFKALAKRLCVGHAYSTPVEWNCPVKVFGQTIQPGQLIHADKHGFMAIPAEDEERLLDAAIFMDQNECNTVIPAARSSSGKSTSIILDNINEAGNAFGKAVKEKFSGHGEW, encoded by the coding sequence ATGCCTTTATCACACTCGACACTTCTCCATTTAAAACGCTGGAATACTCCGACCATTTATAATGGCTGGGAACAAATTACCCGGCATGATCGAACCCGAGATGCTTTCAATATAGAGCCGACGACCGACTTCATGCCACAGATGGGCCCCATGGTCGGATACGCTATAACCCTCAGAATCGAACCTTCGAATCCCAGTCATGCGGAAAACAAAGCCCTTACCTGGGCAAAGTATCGTGAATATGTCGCGAGCCTTCCGGGTCCCAAGATTGTCGTGATTCAGGATCTCGACAAACCGAGGACCATCGGGTCGTTTTGGGGTGAAGTGAACAGCAACATTCACAAAGCCTTGGGTTGTGTTGGTACGATTACCGATGGTGCCATTCGCGATGTGGATGAAATGACAAATGCAGGATTTAAAGCCCTGGCGAAGCGATTGTGCGTCGGGCATGCCTACAGTACGCCTGTAGAGTGGAATTGTCCGGTTAAAGTGTTTGGGCAAACGATTCAACCCGGACAATTGATACATGCCGACAAGCATGGGTTTATGGCGATACCAGCTGAAGATGAAGAACGATTATTGGATGCAGCTATTTTTATGGATCAGAACGAATGCAATACCGTTATCCCCGCCGCGAGGTCCTCGAGCGGAAAATCAACAAGCATAATCCTCGACAATATTAATGAAGCCGGTAATGCTTTTGGTAAAGCCGTGAAGGAGAAGTTTAGCGGCCATGGTGAATGGTAG
- a CDS encoding Gfo/Idh/MocA family oxidoreductase encodes MEKVRWGIISTANIGLARVLPGMLQSEICDIAAMSSRDINKARAAADKLGIPKAYGSYEELLADPDIDAIYNPLPNHLHVDWSIKALKAGKHVLCEKPLGLDTKDASRLLHAAADYPHLKVMEAFMYRFHPQWIHAKDLVKNGNIGELKTIHSFFSYFNNDPNNVRNRVDIGGGGLMDIGCYSISLARFLFGKQPKRVIGIVDRDPEFKTDRMTSGVLDFESGTSTFTCSTQLIPYQRVHIAGTTGRIEIEIPFNAPPDAETRLWIHSNEGIEEKRFPICNQYQLQGDAFSKAILENTPTPTPLADAIENMTVIDALFESAENSTWVTL; translated from the coding sequence ATGGAAAAAGTTAGATGGGGAATTATTAGCACTGCGAATATCGGCCTGGCACGCGTTCTTCCTGGCATGTTGCAATCTGAAATTTGCGACATTGCAGCCATGTCGTCACGCGATATCAACAAAGCCAGGGCGGCTGCCGATAAATTGGGTATCCCCAAAGCCTATGGCAGTTATGAAGAGTTGCTGGCCGATCCTGATATCGACGCTATTTATAATCCCTTGCCCAATCACTTGCACGTCGATTGGTCTATCAAGGCACTCAAAGCAGGGAAGCATGTACTTTGTGAAAAGCCTCTGGGGCTTGATACCAAGGATGCCAGTCGTCTGTTGCATGCCGCTGCGGATTACCCACACCTTAAAGTAATGGAGGCCTTTATGTATCGCTTTCATCCTCAATGGATCCACGCAAAAGACTTGGTGAAAAATGGAAATATCGGAGAACTAAAAACCATCCACTCCTTCTTTTCCTACTTCAATAATGACCCCAATAATGTTCGTAATAGAGTGGACATTGGAGGAGGCGGGCTCATGGACATTGGCTGCTACAGCATATCCCTGGCGCGCTTTCTTTTCGGCAAACAACCCAAACGCGTCATAGGTATCGTCGACAGGGATCCAGAATTTAAAACCGATCGAATGACATCAGGTGTGCTCGACTTTGAATCTGGAACCAGCACCTTTACCTGTTCAACCCAGCTCATCCCCTACCAACGTGTCCACATTGCAGGTACGACAGGTAGAATCGAAATCGAAATACCTTTCAACGCACCACCCGATGCCGAAACGCGCTTATGGATTCATAGCAACGAAGGAATCGAGGAAAAGCGTTTTCCAATATGCAACCAGTATCAACTTCAGGGAGACGCATTCTCCAAAGCAATTCTTGAAAACACTCCAACCCCCACTCCTCTGGCAGACGCCATTGAAAACATGACCGTCATCGACGCCCTATTCGAAAGCGCCGAAAACTCGACCTGGGTGACTCTGTAG